A window from Mangifera indica cultivar Alphonso chromosome 2, CATAS_Mindica_2.1, whole genome shotgun sequence encodes these proteins:
- the LOC123208398 gene encoding uncharacterized protein LOC123208398 — MISSLSSGKTLLTRRADPIEDPSLHSSSFGRSLSQNDAGTSDNMHDSVEVEDQDTTKPNNGSSYKLTISNIETMFKKSHRSTMGARATDSTYETKELSGSMVILERVRELAWSGVPPYMCPTIWRLLLILAQVENYCLDFLLIYMQKSVALY, encoded by the exons ATGATTTCATCATTGTCTTCTG GTAAAACATTATTGACCAGAAGGGCAGATCCTATTGAGGACCCAAGCTTACATTCCTCAAGTTTTGGACGCAGCCTTTCTCAGAATGATGCTGGGACAAGTGATAATATGCATGATTCCGTAGAG GTAGAAGATCAAGATACAACCAAGCCAAATAATGGAAGTTCTTATAAGTTaacaatttcaaatattgaaacTATGTTCAAAAAATCTCATAGGTCCACCATGGGTGCTAGAGCTACAGATTCTACATATGAAACCAAGGAGCTATCTGGTTCCATGGTCATATTAG AGAGAGTACGAGAGTTAGCTTGGAGTGGTGTACCACCATACATGTGCCCTACCATATGGAGGCTTCTTTTG ATACTTGCACAAGTAGAGAACTATTGTTTGGATTTCTTGTTAATCTATATGCAAAAATCGGTCGCTTTGTACTAA